Proteins encoded within one genomic window of Bacteroides sedimenti:
- a CDS encoding SusC/RagA family TonB-linked outer membrane protein, with protein sequence MKRKLMLLLTCLFVGIGLVTAQTQKVSGVVLSEEDGQPVIGASVLVKGTTLGTSTDMDGKFTLSNIPASAKVLVVKYIGMKTSEVAIKPNLTITLQTDAKVMEEVVVTAMGIKRSEKALGYSATSVSGEKLIQSRTNDVMSGLSGKIAGVQISSTSSDPGSSNSVIIRGVSSLKGNNQPLYVVDGVPMNNSANYSDDALNNGFDFGSGANAVNPDDVESMTVLKGAAATALYGNRAAGGVILITTKNGKKQSQGLGIEYNGGLQLETILRLPEFQNEFGMGWNGNHTEIENGSWGPRMDGSLQLWGHIYNSSQKLKPFSPMKNNIKDFFDTGLRYSNSVAFNGATDKSNYYVSFSQLSEDGMLPTSADTYDKYTFSARGSHKVNNLTLSSSVNYASQRNKFATTGQGFSMLNSLYQTPRDISIIGLKDLNDPFNSPGYYYTPYGVTNPYYILATNQNTYKSEKIYGKFQLDYEFLKYFKATYRIGLDATNSQQNYGTPNLKSLFAGTPNVGGNLEKEEGQVQVTTDRRREINQDFLLTFNKQITDFTIDALAGLNLNERKYSKLSASAVGLDIPTWYHLSNSANTPSVEQYSDRRRLNGVFGQLDLSWKSMLYLTATARNDWSSTLPKGNRDFFYPGVTGSFVFTELLPDKVRNWFSFGKVRMAYGQTGNDASVYMIDPYYTQATASSSGWGTVTFPLKRLENGVLKSYNAWSLGNTLGNPTLTPEITTEYEVGANVAFFNGRISLDAAYYNRNSDKQIFSLNMDPASGYTFQNINLGKIENKGVELLLTVRPIETKDFSWDLSCNFTKNKSKVISLPEELGGIATLYGLNGSTTMYAIVGEPVGTFKAEVAERSPKGEIVVNSSTGLPVAAPDFAICGNMNYDYEMGLSTTLRYKGVSLSTDFDIRQGGVMYSRTKDINYFTGSVIQTTYNDRNTFIIPNSVNKVTVNGETQYVENTTPIASSDIYQYWGDGGIDMGSFTLVDKSYVKLRSVVLGWDLPKKWLNKTVFQGVKVSAYGNNLFVWTPSSNTYIDPEMSSFGNDLSGKFGEWTANPSTRRFGFNVLVKF encoded by the coding sequence ATGAAAAGAAAATTAATGCTGTTATTGACATGTCTTTTTGTAGGCATAGGTTTGGTAACTGCCCAAACTCAGAAAGTATCAGGTGTGGTTCTTTCCGAAGAAGACGGGCAACCTGTAATAGGTGCATCGGTATTGGTTAAGGGAACGACTTTGGGAACCTCAACCGATATGGATGGTAAGTTTACTTTGTCGAACATTCCTGCTTCTGCAAAGGTTTTGGTTGTTAAATACATTGGTATGAAAACATCCGAAGTTGCCATTAAACCAAATCTGACTATAACACTTCAAACAGATGCGAAAGTAATGGAAGAAGTTGTTGTTACCGCGATGGGTATTAAAAGGTCAGAGAAAGCTCTAGGCTATTCGGCAACTTCTGTATCAGGAGAAAAATTGATTCAGTCAAGAACTAATGATGTAATGTCTGGGTTATCTGGCAAGATAGCTGGTGTACAGATATCAAGTACCTCTTCTGACCCAGGTTCATCAAACTCAGTAATTATTCGTGGTGTTAGCTCACTGAAAGGAAACAACCAACCATTATATGTAGTTGACGGTGTACCAATGAACAACTCAGCAAATTATTCAGATGACGCTCTGAACAATGGGTTTGACTTTGGTAGTGGTGCTAATGCAGTTAATCCTGATGATGTTGAAAGTATGACTGTATTAAAAGGTGCTGCAGCAACAGCTCTTTATGGTAACCGTGCTGCTGGTGGTGTAATCCTGATTACAACAAAGAACGGGAAAAAACAGAGTCAAGGACTTGGTATTGAATATAATGGTGGACTCCAGCTTGAAACGATCCTTCGTCTTCCTGAATTTCAGAATGAATTTGGTATGGGATGGAATGGTAACCATACAGAAATAGAAAATGGTAGCTGGGGGCCTCGTATGGATGGTTCTTTACAACTTTGGGGACATATATATAACAGTTCTCAAAAATTAAAACCATTCTCACCGATGAAAAACAATATCAAGGACTTCTTTGATACAGGTTTAAGATATTCGAATAGTGTTGCTTTCAATGGTGCTACTGATAAAAGTAACTACTATGTTTCTTTCTCACAGTTAAGTGAAGATGGAATGTTACCGACCAGTGCTGATACCTATGATAAGTATACTTTTTCTGCTCGCGGAAGTCATAAAGTAAATAATTTAACTCTGTCTTCTTCTGTGAACTATGCTAGCCAACGAAATAAGTTTGCTACTACCGGACAGGGCTTCTCTATGTTGAATTCATTGTATCAAACTCCACGAGATATTAGTATTATCGGATTGAAAGACCTTAATGATCCGTTCAATTCCCCCGGATACTATTATACCCCTTATGGTGTTACTAATCCATATTATATTTTGGCCACCAATCAGAATACCTATAAATCTGAAAAAATTTATGGAAAGTTTCAGTTGGATTATGAGTTCCTGAAATATTTCAAAGCTACTTATCGTATTGGTTTGGATGCAACAAATAGTCAACAAAATTATGGGACTCCAAATCTAAAATCTCTTTTTGCTGGAACGCCCAATGTAGGAGGTAACCTTGAGAAAGAAGAAGGGCAGGTTCAGGTAACAACAGACCGTCGTCGGGAAATTAACCAAGATTTCCTTCTTACTTTTAATAAACAAATTACAGATTTTACGATTGATGCTTTAGCTGGTTTGAACTTGAATGAACGTAAGTATTCAAAACTTTCTGCAAGTGCTGTTGGACTTGATATCCCAACGTGGTATCACCTTAGTAATTCAGCAAATACCCCATCTGTAGAGCAGTATAGTGATCGACGTCGTTTGAATGGAGTATTTGGGCAGTTAGACCTTTCATGGAAAAGCATGCTTTATTTGACTGCTACAGCACGTAATGACTGGTCTTCTACTTTGCCAAAGGGTAACAGAGACTTCTTCTATCCTGGTGTTACCGGTAGCTTTGTGTTTACGGAGCTTCTTCCTGATAAAGTTAGAAACTGGTTTTCTTTTGGTAAAGTTCGTATGGCGTACGGACAGACAGGAAATGATGCAAGTGTATATATGATTGATCCTTATTACACACAAGCAACTGCAAGCTCTAGTGGCTGGGGTACAGTAACCTTCCCCTTAAAGAGATTGGAAAACGGTGTTTTGAAATCGTATAATGCATGGTCTTTAGGTAATACATTAGGTAATCCGACTTTAACTCCTGAGATTACAACAGAATATGAAGTTGGTGCAAATGTTGCATTTTTCAATGGACGCATATCTTTGGATGCTGCTTATTACAACCGAAATTCAGACAAACAGATTTTTAGTTTGAATATGGATCCAGCAAGCGGATATACATTCCAGAATATCAATCTTGGAAAAATTGAAAATAAAGGTGTCGAATTGTTGTTGACCGTTCGCCCAATTGAAACAAAAGATTTTAGCTGGGATCTTTCTTGTAACTTCACTAAAAACAAGAGTAAAGTAATTAGTCTACCTGAAGAATTAGGAGGAATTGCAACTCTTTATGGTTTGAACGGAAGTACTACAATGTATGCTATTGTCGGTGAACCTGTAGGTACATTTAAAGCCGAGGTAGCTGAACGTAGCCCTAAAGGAGAAATTGTAGTAAATTCATCAACAGGATTACCGGTTGCTGCTCCTGATTTTGCAATCTGCGGTAATATGAATTATGATTATGAAATGGGGCTCTCTACTACACTACGTTATAAAGGTGTTTCATTGAGTACAGATTTTGATATTCGTCAAGGTGGTGTGATGTACTCAAGAACAAAGGATATCAACTACTTTACTGGTAGCGTAATTCAAACTACATATAATGATAGAAATACATTTATTATTCCTAATTCTGTAAACAAGGTTACCGTGAATGGAGAAACCCAATATGTAGAGAACACTACACCAATTGCCTCTTCTGATATCTATCAATACTGGGGTGACGGTGGTATAGATATGGGTAGCTTTACTTTGGTTGATAAGTCTTATGTTAAGCTTCGTTCTGTAGTTCTTGGCTGGGACCTTCCCAAAAAATGGCTAAATAAAACAGTATTTCAGGGAGTAAAAGTTTCGGCATATGGAAATAACCTGTTCGTTTGGACTCCTTCAAGCAACACTTATATCGATCCTGAAATGTCATCTTTCGGTAACGACTTAAGTGGTAAATTTGGTGAATGGACTGCAAATCCGAGTACTCGTAGATTCGGTTTTAATGTTTTGGTTAAATTTTAA
- a CDS encoding SusD/RagB family nutrient-binding outer membrane lipoprotein has translation MKKILIVATSVALLTACDLDVNKNPNYPEEAPATMLLPAVQNSIAVTVGDGMYNYAGFFAQYYDQMPEANQYNTLCDYTFTESSQIIDRSYRTLYAGALADINGIFKDKNASDADKYVATVLRTFCFQLLVDNMDQAPYKEILQGNANSMPKWDAGQEIYEGVLAELDEAESKLTKESAILSPDLLLSRDLDQWKGYANALRLRMYLRFVDAGVDAANYTAKIKALVDKGVFFTGDIKFDAFSDEKEKRNPWYACNKVELATNHVASYPIVTYMKSTKDPRIAYSFLKAANVSDYAGELPGSKAALSKKNADYSALNYYATKPVYFFTQSELQFLLSEVYLRFYSNDAKAEAAYIAGIDADFSARGMTTSASVMYGPNAPVAWSTASDNAAKLELIYMQKWVALCYMDHMEAWSEIRRTDCPKLSSKTADAIFKDPTIYTPGELIAPMRNGLGTGMVKRMFFPLSARQLNKNTPAAVPLTTGVWWDKK, from the coding sequence ATGAAAAAAATATTAATAGTGGCAACCTCTGTTGCTCTTCTTACAGCATGCGATCTTGATGTGAATAAGAATCCTAATTATCCGGAAGAGGCACCTGCTACAATGTTATTGCCTGCAGTTCAGAATTCCATCGCTGTAACTGTAGGTGACGGAATGTACAATTATGCTGGCTTCTTTGCACAATATTATGATCAGATGCCTGAAGCAAACCAGTATAATACCTTATGTGATTATACATTTACTGAATCTTCGCAGATTATTGATCGTTCTTATAGAACATTATATGCCGGAGCGCTAGCTGATATTAATGGGATATTTAAAGATAAGAATGCGTCAGACGCAGATAAATATGTTGCAACAGTACTTCGTACTTTCTGCTTTCAGTTATTAGTAGATAATATGGACCAAGCACCTTATAAGGAGATTTTGCAAGGGAATGCAAATTCTATGCCTAAATGGGATGCTGGACAGGAAATATATGAAGGTGTACTTGCTGAATTAGATGAAGCAGAATCAAAATTGACCAAAGAATCAGCTATTCTAAGCCCCGATTTATTGTTGTCAAGAGATCTTGATCAATGGAAAGGTTATGCAAATGCTCTTCGTTTAAGAATGTATCTTAGATTTGTTGATGCTGGAGTTGATGCTGCTAACTATACTGCAAAAATCAAAGCTTTGGTAGATAAAGGTGTATTCTTTACCGGTGATATCAAGTTTGATGCATTTTCAGATGAAAAAGAAAAAAGAAATCCTTGGTATGCATGTAATAAGGTTGAGTTAGCAACTAATCATGTGGCGTCTTATCCGATAGTTACTTATATGAAGTCTACGAAAGACCCTCGTATAGCTTATAGCTTTCTTAAAGCAGCTAATGTAAGTGATTATGCTGGTGAACTTCCTGGATCAAAAGCCGCATTATCGAAAAAGAATGCAGATTATAGTGCATTGAATTATTATGCTACAAAGCCGGTTTACTTCTTTACTCAGAGTGAACTACAGTTCTTACTATCTGAAGTATATCTTCGCTTTTATAGTAATGATGCAAAAGCTGAAGCTGCATATATCGCAGGTATCGATGCGGATTTTTCTGCACGTGGGATGACAACTTCTGCATCTGTTATGTATGGTCCAAATGCTCCTGTTGCATGGTCTACTGCTTCAGATAATGCAGCTAAGTTGGAACTTATTTACATGCAAAAATGGGTCGCACTTTGCTATATGGATCATATGGAAGCATGGTCGGAAATTCGTCGTACAGATTGTCCTAAGCTTTCTTCGAAGACAGCGGATGCAATTTTTAAAGATCCGACAATCTATACTCCTGGAGAATTAATAGCTCCGATGCGTAATGGATTGGGAACTGGCATGGTAAAACGAATGTTTTTCCCGCTTAGTGCTCGTCAGTTAAATAAGAATACTCCGGCAGCAGTTCCTTTAACAACCGGTGTGTGGTGGGATAAAAAGTAA
- a CDS encoding BT_2262 family domain-containing protein, whose translation MKKILYSILACLLVLFTSCEKTTEDTSKITYFVTYMMNGDQTTLVPVGTTFTDPGVVAKEGEKDVTSKMTVSGSVNANKIGLYTITYSAVNVDGFASSTTRTVIVYDPNVTTDISGEYKLAATSYRLRAGAKVYYSDYKVNLTKLAPGIFTVSDFFGGYYDIRAKYGSRYAMTGLVNLTTDNRIMLLSSKVEGWGDSLDGLNNGTYNPDAKSIHWEADYAGSMTFFVDLNM comes from the coding sequence ATGAAAAAAATATTATATAGTATTTTGGCTTGTCTTCTAGTTCTTTTCACTTCTTGTGAAAAGACGACTGAAGACACCTCTAAAATTACGTACTTTGTAACTTATATGATGAATGGCGATCAGACAACACTGGTTCCTGTTGGAACTACATTTACTGATCCGGGTGTTGTTGCAAAGGAGGGTGAAAAAGATGTGACTTCAAAAATGACGGTTTCAGGTTCTGTTAATGCCAATAAGATTGGATTGTATACAATTACCTATTCTGCTGTAAACGTGGATGGTTTTGCTAGTTCAACAACTAGAACCGTTATCGTTTATGATCCTAATGTAACAACAGATATATCTGGCGAATACAAGTTGGCTGCAACTTCTTATCGTTTAAGAGCTGGTGCCAAGGTTTATTATTCTGATTATAAAGTAAACTTAACAAAATTAGCTCCTGGTATATTTACGGTATCCGATTTCTTTGGCGGATACTATGATATAAGGGCTAAGTATGGATCTAGATACGCTATGACAGGTTTGGTGAATCTAACTACTGATAATAGAATTATGCTACTTTCTAGTAAAGTTGAAGGTTGGGGGGATTCCTTGGATGGCCTGAATAATGGTACTTATAATCCAGATGCAAAATCAATTCATTGGGAAGCTGATTACGCTGGTTCAATGACGTTCTTCGTAGATTTAAACATGTAA
- a CDS encoding lipid-binding protein, which yields MRKYLILLFAAISFTFASCEKETEPGGTAVEKMAGDWWVTVEVIKNGQSLGDAYGQGYFRMTTYNTAANSDTEMWLDDGGHFWDYKLKVNVDYKTRSFSTSDFVDNLKYDSKVKITDGKILEGAALSPSGMPADSIVYFVQFDDDKNGFVHKISGFRRTGFEQDDF from the coding sequence ATGAGAAAATATTTGATATTGCTGTTTGCGGCTATTTCTTTTACTTTTGCTAGCTGCGAAAAAGAAACTGAACCAGGTGGTACTGCTGTTGAAAAAATGGCAGGAGACTGGTGGGTGACTGTTGAAGTGATTAAAAACGGCCAAAGTTTAGGTGACGCATATGGTCAGGGATATTTCAGAATGACAACATATAATACAGCTGCGAATTCAGATACAGAAATGTGGCTTGATGATGGCGGGCATTTCTGGGATTACAAGTTGAAGGTAAATGTAGATTACAAGACACGTTCTTTCTCAACATCTGACTTTGTAGATAACTTGAAATATGATTCTAAGGTTAAGATTACTGACGGAAAGATTCTTGAAGGAGCAGCCTTGTCTCCAAGTGGTATGCCAGCTGATAGTATTGTTTATTTCGTTCAGTTTGACGATGATAAAAATGGGTTTGTACACAAGATCTCAGGTTTCCGTCGTACCGGATTTGAACAGGATGATTTCTAA
- a CDS encoding SusC/RagA family TonB-linked outer membrane protein, with product MKRKLVLLLACLFMGVGLATAQNLKVTGVVLSEEDGLPVVGASILVKGTNVGTISDLDGNFVLPNVPASAKSLVVTFIGMKAAEVAVKPTMKIVLASDAQVVDEVVVTALGISRQKKALGYAVSDISGDEMLKARGGVSNPVNSLQGKIAGLQIQGGSGSMGGSSKIIIRGVKSISGNNQPLFVIDGVPIEGTDYNSAETQRGAGGYDYGNLVQDLNPDDIENISVLKGPNASALYGSRATNGVVMITTKKGKKGEGYGVTFNSSVGLEVVNKLPKMQKLYGGGYGFEEIAINGKKYLYPDMGTDESWGDKYEGQEFVSWYDLAKWEAAGKVGNPTTSKWQASKHDINDFFETGLAYTNNVSVSQASDRATARISYTNSDLKGYMPNSSLSKNIFNVAASTTSADKRLEVFTNVTYFNSRAKGRSETGYGDNNVMQKFIQWGHRELDMNELKSMYMYPDGSQVTWNRAAWDDPTPMYSNNPYWSRYMNYENDSRNRIYGNVGMSYKILDNLKFQYKANLDFFVDKQYERNAVFSQEQSRYSEISRQQVETNHEFMLSYNTRLLEEISFDANVGSNIMNRRYEYVHGETDGGLAIPMFYNLKNSVNPAKSDNYLRKKSINSVFASATLGYKSTYYLDLSLRNDWSSTLPNGNNSYMYPSVTGSFVFSELLRDKTPWLSFGKLRLGYAQVGNDTDPYQIIDTYSQYTNITSTPGYILSTTLKNGNLKPEQTNSYEAGVEMSFLNNRLGFEATLYASETKNQIIPLSITGTSGYMYKVVNSGLMTNKGIEFSIHGTPVKTKDFSWESSLVLASNQNKVKKLVDGVTYFKLASAPFKVEIGALEGQEYGVIMGTNYVYDKNGNKVINEDGTYAATNGNENIGKVYPDFTGGWTNTFRYKNFDLSVLLDFSKGGHYYSTSYLWGMYSGMLEETAALNENGVNIRESFENGGGVLLKGVTADGKPNTTRIDAETFGTQVYTGPAAQAVFKSDYLKLREINIGYTVPMKKNYFIKSVRVSAYGRNLAVWGPDVKHFDPEMAITSSGNVQGVEGGALPSVANFGMNLSLKF from the coding sequence ATGAAAAGAAAATTAGTGCTGTTGCTGGCATGCCTGTTCATGGGTGTTGGTCTGGCCACTGCCCAAAACCTGAAGGTAACAGGTGTTGTTCTTTCTGAAGAAGACGGGTTACCTGTTGTTGGGGCATCTATCTTAGTGAAAGGAACTAATGTTGGAACGATCAGTGATTTGGATGGTAACTTCGTGTTGCCAAATGTTCCTGCTTCGGCAAAATCATTAGTTGTTACTTTTATCGGAATGAAAGCTGCAGAGGTTGCAGTAAAACCGACAATGAAGATTGTTCTTGCTTCTGATGCGCAAGTAGTTGATGAAGTTGTAGTAACTGCGTTGGGAATCTCTCGTCAGAAAAAAGCATTAGGATATGCTGTTTCCGACATTTCGGGAGATGAAATGCTCAAAGCACGCGGTGGCGTGAGTAATCCGGTAAACTCTTTGCAGGGTAAAATTGCCGGTTTGCAGATTCAAGGAGGTTCCGGATCAATGGGTGGTTCATCCAAGATCATCATTCGTGGTGTGAAATCGATTTCCGGAAACAACCAACCTTTATTTGTAATTGATGGTGTGCCTATTGAAGGTACAGACTATAATAGCGCTGAAACCCAGAGAGGTGCCGGTGGTTATGACTATGGTAACCTTGTACAGGACCTTAACCCGGATGATATTGAAAATATATCTGTGTTGAAAGGACCGAATGCGTCTGCTCTTTACGGTTCACGCGCAACCAATGGTGTTGTAATGATCACTACTAAAAAAGGAAAGAAAGGTGAAGGGTATGGCGTTACATTCAATTCATCAGTTGGTTTGGAGGTAGTGAATAAACTCCCCAAAATGCAAAAATTATACGGTGGTGGTTACGGTTTCGAAGAGATTGCCATCAACGGCAAAAAATACTTGTATCCGGATATGGGTACGGACGAGAGCTGGGGTGATAAATACGAAGGTCAGGAATTTGTTTCTTGGTACGACCTTGCTAAATGGGAAGCTGCAGGTAAAGTTGGCAATCCTACCACTTCAAAATGGCAAGCTTCAAAACATGATATCAACGATTTCTTTGAAACAGGTCTTGCTTATACCAACAACGTTTCGGTGAGCCAGGCTTCAGACAGAGCAACAGCTCGTATCTCTTATACAAATTCCGATTTGAAAGGATACATGCCAAACAGCTCTTTGTCGAAGAATATCTTTAATGTAGCTGCATCAACAACCAGTGCAGACAAACGTCTGGAGGTTTTCACCAATGTAACCTATTTCAATTCAAGAGCAAAAGGACGCTCTGAAACAGGATATGGTGACAATAATGTAATGCAGAAATTCATTCAGTGGGGACACCGTGAGCTTGATATGAACGAATTGAAGAGCATGTACATGTACCCAGACGGAAGTCAGGTAACCTGGAACCGTGCAGCATGGGATGATCCAACTCCTATGTATAGCAACAACCCCTATTGGTCACGTTACATGAACTACGAAAACGACTCTCGTAACCGAATTTATGGTAACGTGGGTATGAGTTATAAGATTCTGGATAATCTGAAATTCCAGTATAAGGCAAATCTTGATTTCTTTGTAGACAAACAATATGAACGCAATGCTGTGTTCTCTCAGGAACAGTCTCGTTATTCTGAAATCTCTCGCCAGCAGGTTGAAACTAACCACGAGTTTATGTTATCATACAATACTCGATTGCTGGAAGAAATCTCTTTCGATGCAAATGTGGGTTCAAATATAATGAATCGCAGATACGAATATGTACATGGCGAAACTGATGGTGGTTTGGCAATTCCTATGTTCTACAATCTGAAGAACTCTGTGAATCCGGCTAAATCTGATAACTATCTCAGAAAGAAATCAATCAATTCAGTTTTTGCAAGCGCAACACTTGGATATAAGAGCACATATTATTTAGACCTCTCTTTGCGTAATGACTGGTCGTCTACCTTGCCAAATGGAAACAACTCCTATATGTATCCTTCTGTAACCGGTAGCTTCGTGTTCTCTGAATTGTTGAGAGATAAAACTCCATGGTTGAGCTTTGGTAAACTAAGACTGGGATATGCTCAGGTTGGTAATGATACTGACCCATATCAGATTATTGATACTTATTCTCAATATACCAATATTACTTCGACTCCGGGATATATTCTGAGCACTACACTTAAGAATGGCAACCTGAAGCCAGAGCAAACAAACTCATATGAGGCTGGTGTTGAAATGTCGTTCCTGAACAACCGTTTGGGTTTTGAAGCAACACTCTATGCAAGTGAAACTAAAAACCAGATTATTCCATTGTCTATTACTGGTACTTCTGGTTACATGTACAAAGTGGTTAATTCGGGTCTGATGACCAATAAGGGTATTGAATTTTCAATCCACGGAACTCCTGTTAAAACAAAAGATTTCTCATGGGAATCATCTCTGGTGCTTGCATCTAACCAGAACAAGGTAAAGAAACTGGTTGATGGTGTTACGTACTTTAAATTGGCTAGTGCACCTTTCAAGGTAGAAATCGGTGCTCTTGAAGGTCAGGAATATGGCGTAATTATGGGTACCAACTATGTATATGATAAGAATGGCAATAAGGTGATTAACGAAGATGGTACTTATGCCGCAACAAACGGTAATGAGAATATCGGAAAAGTTTATCCTGATTTCACAGGTGGATGGACCAATACATTCCGTTACAAGAACTTTGATTTAAGTGTGCTACTTGATTTCTCAAAAGGTGGACACTATTATTCTACCTCTTATTTGTGGGGTATGTACTCAGGTATGCTCGAAGAGACTGCTGCTTTGAATGAGAACGGAGTGAATATCCGCGAATCATTTGAAAACGGTGGTGGTGTTCTGTTGAAGGGAGTAACTGCAGATGGAAAACCAAATACAACCCGTATCGATGCCGAAACTTTCGGAACTCAAGTATACACAGGACCTGCAGCACAGGCTGTATTCAAATCGGATTATCTGAAGTTGCGTGAAATCAATATCGGCTATACAGTTCCGATGAAGAAAAACTACTTTATTAAATCAGTTCGCGTTTCTGCTTACGGACGTAACTTAGCTGTATGGGGACCAGATGTTAAACACTTTGACCCTGAAATGGCAATCACCAGCTCTGGTAACGTACAAGGTGTTGAAGGTGGAGCTCTGCCTTCTGTTGCGAACTTCGGTATGAATCTTAGTTTGAAATTTTAA
- a CDS encoding SusD/RagB family nutrient-binding outer membrane lipoprotein: protein MKKILYKLLILSMVVGAVSCQDMESVNTDPNNPAGVPSNMVMAGAEKKIMDYVYDNWFSGRQSLVYSQYWCQRNYTEEDRYQIRESVNNNYFNQLYTCQANLTKVIKLNSDPATALAMAKYGNNKNQIAAAKILKTWLYQVMTDTWGSIPYTEASKLDEGIYYPKYDDQTEIYKAMIKELTDAAAMIDVKEKAFLGGDRIFDGDALKWKKFANSLKCRLAIHVSKVDPNWKNYIAEALANGVFESNKDNAVYTYSKTAPEQCNFYRGYFEDMRNDFTISRPFMDILKGQTDTLNAKSHPWAGVQDPRLPIYTTSPDSIGMPLGIPSSSVESGMRTAAPNWKKNPPLCLNADFSVPLMTYAELQFILSEYNGFSVKEYKDGVRASIEYWSGLNGTTVGDAQMNTYIAAVSNNVNAEKVALQKYIDLYMNGTEAWVEYRRTGYPVQLLKPNEISCISGGETLKFTTLSETKGDLISRVKYPTNESTLNKEAFDAAVSKLQDKTNNYYSKMFWDVRTSTNQHPANK from the coding sequence ATGAAAAAAATATTATATAAATTATTGATTCTTTCTATGGTGGTTGGAGCTGTATCTTGCCAAGATATGGAAAGTGTCAACACCGATCCGAACAACCCAGCCGGTGTTCCAAGTAATATGGTTATGGCAGGGGCCGAAAAGAAGATAATGGATTATGTATACGACAACTGGTTTAGTGGTCGTCAGTCATTGGTTTACAGCCAATATTGGTGTCAGAGAAACTATACTGAGGAAGATCGTTACCAGATTCGTGAAAGCGTAAACAATAACTATTTCAACCAACTGTATACTTGCCAGGCCAACCTGACTAAAGTGATCAAACTGAATTCAGATCCTGCAACGGCTTTAGCAATGGCCAAATATGGTAACAATAAGAACCAGATTGCAGCGGCAAAAATTCTGAAGACATGGCTTTATCAAGTGATGACCGATACTTGGGGATCAATTCCTTATACTGAAGCATCTAAGCTTGATGAAGGAATTTACTATCCAAAGTATGATGATCAGACTGAGATTTACAAAGCGATGATTAAAGAGCTGACCGATGCAGCAGCGATGATTGATGTAAAAGAAAAAGCGTTTTTAGGTGGTGATCGTATCTTTGACGGTGATGCTTTGAAATGGAAGAAATTTGCAAATTCGTTGAAATGTCGTCTGGCTATTCACGTATCGAAGGTTGATCCAAATTGGAAAAATTACATAGCTGAAGCTCTGGCAAACGGAGTTTTCGAAAGCAATAAAGATAACGCCGTATATACTTACTCAAAAACAGCTCCGGAGCAGTGTAACTTTTACCGTGGGTATTTTGAAGATATGAGAAATGACTTTACCATTTCAAGACCTTTTATGGATATTCTAAAAGGCCAGACAGATACATTGAATGCAAAATCTCACCCTTGGGCTGGTGTACAAGATCCTCGTTTGCCAATTTATACCACATCACCTGATAGTATAGGTATGCCTCTTGGTATTCCGAGTAGCTCAGTAGAATCTGGAATGCGTACTGCTGCTCCAAACTGGAAGAAAAACCCTCCTTTGTGTTTGAATGCAGATTTCTCAGTTCCGTTGATGACCTATGCAGAACTTCAGTTTATTCTTTCTGAATATAACGGCTTCAGCGTTAAAGAATATAAAGATGGTGTGCGTGCGTCAATCGAATACTGGAGCGGCCTGAATGGCACAACAGTCGGCGATGCTCAAATGAATACCTATATTGCAGCTGTAAGTAACAATGTTAACGCGGAAAAAGTTGCTCTTCAAAAATACATTGACTTGTATATGAATGGTACAGAAGCGTGGGTTGAATATCGTCGTACAGGTTATCCGGTTCAGCTGTTGAAACCAAACGAAATCTCTTGCATTTCGGGTGGAGAGACGCTTAAGTTCACAACTTTGTCTGAAACAAAAGGAGATCTAATCTCTCGTGTGAAATATCCGACTAACGAAAGTACTTTGAATAAAGAAGCCTTCGATGCTGCGGTTTCAAAGTTACAGGATAAAACAAACAACTATTATTCTAAGATGTTCTGGGATGTACGTACATCAACTAACCAGCACCCGGCGAACAAATAA